In the Ictalurus punctatus breed USDA103 chromosome 7, Coco_2.0, whole genome shotgun sequence genome, one interval contains:
- the LOC108268219 gene encoding zinc finger protein 790 isoform X3, with the protein MCSNLMDLSWMLPRSTDTERHVTIQNGGPIQLAKCVQCCSKYHCPFCKPEVFKPTVESKVRKHIKAHEKRAVKFEGYVIFKCGLNCRTVSHFHCPKCCKLLEKKNRFVDHLHKCVGTVTAEGGGHHLPVKQEADSHHVPEDEENNPVPTAKDQDCRLEVGPNPALPLQSEVVSVPQPNHRLASANLHASRSPCTFVNLRTNRKGRSQKMSFVEGNTPTPLSTCSTVEEKSWREAVKSLQTYQETSIFKSREVIVNTQCLLELFQFCWRCQKECCITVEGNERLFSVTQDCQSCGHHRDWRSHPPSAEPAQTFHNEKEHTLENGDGEEVVVQIVSSDNECSEQVFIEEDGSYLSSDDEEASLQEEEVKKKRKRKSKSKDSSDEEATDSDVSMDEDLFTALKEDGQGNLVVWCTQCGTEASLSCSVLRHKKVFCCARCGAGDDIQTRNIESLPVRFDDVAGFQKHAEQEHGAKPFYTLCQDCGKFVTADPESRGLKEHKCEHKSKFIVCPECGKRFLTGGGLKTHYTQLHSDYDHPCKYCLKVFKTKSAKLEHEQTHPKESQPYRCPEKFSSIHKRNNHVVSHRAPRKCV; encoded by the exons ATGTGTTCAAACCTGATGGATTTGTCATGGATGCTACCTCGCAGCACTGACACTGAG cgACATGTTACAATCCAAAACGGAGGACCAATTCAGCTGGCAAAatgtgtgcagtgctgcagtaaATACCACTGTCCGTTCTGCAAGCCTGAGGTGTTTAAGCCAACCGTGGAGAGTAAAGTGAGGAAGCACATTAAAGCGCATGAAAAGAGGGCTGTCAAGTTCGAAG GATATGTAATCTTCAAGTGTGGCTTGAACTGCAGGACTGTTTCACATTTTCACTGCCCAAAATGTTGCAAATTATTGGAGAAGAAGAACAGATTTGTGGATCACCTGCACAAATGCGTGGGCACAGTGACAGCTGAGGGTGGAGGACACCACCTACCTGTAAAGCAGGAGGCTGACAGCCACCATGTGCCTGAAGATGAGGAGAATAACCCAGTTCCTACAGCAAAG GACCAAGATTGCCGCTTGGAGGTTGGGCCAAATCCAGCGCTACCATTGCAGTCTGAGGTCGTTTCAGTTCCTCAACCTAATCACAGACTCGCGTCCGCCAATCTACACGCCTCCAGATCACCTTGCACTTTTGTTAATCTGAGAACGAACAGAAAAGGAAGATCTCAAAAG atgtcTTTTGTTGAAGGAAACACACCTACTCCACTGTCAACATGTTCCACGGTGGAAGAGAAGTCATGgcgtgaag CTGTCAAGAGCCTTCAGACTTATCAGGAAACTAGCATTTTTAA GAGTCGTGAGGTGATTGTGAACACACAGTGTCTGCTGGAGCTTTTCCAGTTCTGCTGGCGTTGTCAGAAAGAGTGCTGTATTACCGTTGAGGGCAACGAGAGGCTGTTTTCAGTCACGCAGGACTGTCAGAGTTGTGGACACCACAGAGACTGGAGGAGTCACCCGCCTTCAGCCGAACCTGCACAGACCTTTCATAACGAGAAAGAACATACACTTGAAAATGGGGATGGTGAGGAG GTTGTGGTTCAGATCGTGTCGTCAGATAACGAGTGCAGTGAGCAGGTGTTTATCGAAGAGGACGGGTCATATTTATCTAGTGATGATGAAGAAGCAAGTCTGCAGGAAGAGGAAGTGAAAAAGAAACGAAAGAGGAAGTCTAAAAGTAAAGACAGTTCAGATGAAGAGGCCACAGACTCCGATGTGTCCATGGATGAAGATCTGTTCACAGCTTTAAAGGAGGACGGTCAGGGTAACCTTGTGGTGTGGTGCACACAATGTGGGACCGAGGCCTCGCTCTCCTGTTCTGTCCTTCGACACAAAAAGGTGTTCTGCTGCGCTCGGTGCGGTGCAGGTGACGACATTCAAACACGTAATATTGAATCACTTCCTGTTCGGTTTGATGACGTCGCCGGGTTTCAGAAACATGCTGAACAGGAGCACGGAGCCAAACCTTTCTATacactgtgtcaggactgtggcAAGTTTGTTACAGCAGATCCTGAATCCAGAGGTTTAAAAGAACATAAATGTGAACACAAGTCCAAATTTATCGTCTGTCCGGAGTGCGGGAAAAGGTTCCTCACCGGGGGTGGTCTAAAGACACACTACACTCAGCTCCATTCGGATTACGATCACCCGTGTAAATACTGTCTGAAGGTCTTCAAAACCAAGTCTGCGAAACTGGAACATGAGCAGACTCATCCTAAAGAAAGTCAACCATACCGCTGTCCAGAGAAGTTTAGCAGTATTCACAAACGCAACAACCATGTCGTATCCCACCGAGCTCCAcgtaaatgtgtgtga
- the LOC108268219 gene encoding uncharacterized protein LOC108268219 isoform X1, translated as MCSNLMDLSWMLPRSTDTERHVTIQSGGPIQLAKCVQCCSKYHCPFCKPEIFKPTVESKVRKHIKAHEKRAVKFEEYAIFKCGLYCKAVSHFHCPKCSKLVEKKNKFLEHLVKCVGTVTHEDRENPFLLKEEPEWCNLSMKEDADSCRMSEEQDGHPAVVLGEERHVTIQNGGPIQLAKCVQCCSKYHCPFCKPEVFKPTVESKVRKHIKAHEKRAVKFEGYVIFKCGLNCRTVSHFHCPKCCKLLEKKNRFVDHLHKCVGTVTAEGGGHHLPVKQEADSHHVPEDEENNPVPTAKDQDCRLEVGPNPALPLQSEVVSVPQPNHRLASANLHASRSPCTFVNLRTNRKGRSQKMSFVEGNTPTPLSTCSTVEEKSWREAVKSLQTYQETSIFKSREVIVNTQCLLELFQFCWRCQKECCITVEGNERLFSVTQDCQSCGHHRDWRSHPPSAEPAQTFHNEKEHTLENGDGEEVVVQIVSSDNECSEQVFIEEDGSYLSSDDEEASLQEEEVKKKRKRKSKSKDSSDEEATDSDVSMDEDLFTALKEDGQGNLVVWCTQCGTEASLSCSVLRHKKVFCCARCGAGDDIQTRNIESLPVRFDDVAGFQKHAEQEHGAKPFYTLCQDCGKFVTADPESRGLKEHKCEHKSKFIVCPECGKRFLTGGGLKTHYTQLHSDYDHPCKYCLKVFKTKSAKLEHEQTHPKESQPYRCPEKFSSIHKRNNHVVSHRAPRKCV; from the exons ATGTGTTCAAACCTGATGGATTTGTCATGGATGCTACCTCGCAGCACTGACACTGAG CGACATGTTACAATCCAAAGCGGAGGACCAATTCAGCTGGCAAAatgtgtgcagtgctgcagtaaATACCACTGTCCGTTCTGCAAGCCTGAGATTTTTAAGCCAACCGTGGAGAGCAAAGTGAGGAAGCACATTAAAGCGCATGAAAAGAGGGCTGTCAAGTTTGAAG AATATGCAATCTTCAAGTGCGGCTTATACTGCAAGGCTGTTTCACATTTCCACTGCCCCAAATGCAGTAAATtagtggaaaaaaagaacaaattcCTGGAGCATCTGGTCAAATGCGTGGGAACGGTGACACATGAGGATAGAGAGAATCCCTTCCTGTTAAAGGAGGAGCCGGAGTGGTGTAATTTGTCTATGAAAGAAGATGCAGACTCTTGTCGCATGTCTGAGGAGCAGGATGGTCACCCGGCTGTTGTTCTTGGAGAGGAG cgACATGTTACAATCCAAAACGGAGGACCAATTCAGCTGGCAAAatgtgtgcagtgctgcagtaaATACCACTGTCCGTTCTGCAAGCCTGAGGTGTTTAAGCCAACCGTGGAGAGTAAAGTGAGGAAGCACATTAAAGCGCATGAAAAGAGGGCTGTCAAGTTCGAAG GATATGTAATCTTCAAGTGTGGCTTGAACTGCAGGACTGTTTCACATTTTCACTGCCCAAAATGTTGCAAATTATTGGAGAAGAAGAACAGATTTGTGGATCACCTGCACAAATGCGTGGGCACAGTGACAGCTGAGGGTGGAGGACACCACCTACCTGTAAAGCAGGAGGCTGACAGCCACCATGTGCCTGAAGATGAGGAGAATAACCCAGTTCCTACAGCAAAG GACCAAGATTGCCGCTTGGAGGTTGGGCCAAATCCAGCGCTACCATTGCAGTCTGAGGTCGTTTCAGTTCCTCAACCTAATCACAGACTCGCGTCCGCCAATCTACACGCCTCCAGATCACCTTGCACTTTTGTTAATCTGAGAACGAACAGAAAAGGAAGATCTCAAAAG atgtcTTTTGTTGAAGGAAACACACCTACTCCACTGTCAACATGTTCCACGGTGGAAGAGAAGTCATGgcgtgaag CTGTCAAGAGCCTTCAGACTTATCAGGAAACTAGCATTTTTAA GAGTCGTGAGGTGATTGTGAACACACAGTGTCTGCTGGAGCTTTTCCAGTTCTGCTGGCGTTGTCAGAAAGAGTGCTGTATTACCGTTGAGGGCAACGAGAGGCTGTTTTCAGTCACGCAGGACTGTCAGAGTTGTGGACACCACAGAGACTGGAGGAGTCACCCGCCTTCAGCCGAACCTGCACAGACCTTTCATAACGAGAAAGAACATACACTTGAAAATGGGGATGGTGAGGAG GTTGTGGTTCAGATCGTGTCGTCAGATAACGAGTGCAGTGAGCAGGTGTTTATCGAAGAGGACGGGTCATATTTATCTAGTGATGATGAAGAAGCAAGTCTGCAGGAAGAGGAAGTGAAAAAGAAACGAAAGAGGAAGTCTAAAAGTAAAGACAGTTCAGATGAAGAGGCCACAGACTCCGATGTGTCCATGGATGAAGATCTGTTCACAGCTTTAAAGGAGGACGGTCAGGGTAACCTTGTGGTGTGGTGCACACAATGTGGGACCGAGGCCTCGCTCTCCTGTTCTGTCCTTCGACACAAAAAGGTGTTCTGCTGCGCTCGGTGCGGTGCAGGTGACGACATTCAAACACGTAATATTGAATCACTTCCTGTTCGGTTTGATGACGTCGCCGGGTTTCAGAAACATGCTGAACAGGAGCACGGAGCCAAACCTTTCTATacactgtgtcaggactgtggcAAGTTTGTTACAGCAGATCCTGAATCCAGAGGTTTAAAAGAACATAAATGTGAACACAAGTCCAAATTTATCGTCTGTCCGGAGTGCGGGAAAAGGTTCCTCACCGGGGGTGGTCTAAAGACACACTACACTCAGCTCCATTCGGATTACGATCACCCGTGTAAATACTGTCTGAAGGTCTTCAAAACCAAGTCTGCGAAACTGGAACATGAGCAGACTCATCCTAAAGAAAGTCAACCATACCGCTGTCCAGAGAAGTTTAGCAGTATTCACAAACGCAACAACCATGTCGTATCCCACCGAGCTCCAcgtaaatgtgtgtga
- the LOC108268219 gene encoding zinc finger protein 107 isoform X2 translates to MKEDADSCRMSEEQDGHPAVVLGEERHVTIQNGGPIQLAKCVQCCSKYHCPFCKPEVFKPTVESKVRKHIKAHEKRAVKFEGYVIFKCGLNCRTVSHFHCPKCCKLLEKKNRFVDHLHKCVGTVTAEGGGHHLPVKQEADSHHVPEDEENNPVPTAKDQDCRLEVGPNPALPLQSEVVSVPQPNHRLASANLHASRSPCTFVNLRTNRKGRSQKMSFVEGNTPTPLSTCSTVEEKSWREAVKSLQTYQETSIFKSREVIVNTQCLLELFQFCWRCQKECCITVEGNERLFSVTQDCQSCGHHRDWRSHPPSAEPAQTFHNEKEHTLENGDGEEVVVQIVSSDNECSEQVFIEEDGSYLSSDDEEASLQEEEVKKKRKRKSKSKDSSDEEATDSDVSMDEDLFTALKEDGQGNLVVWCTQCGTEASLSCSVLRHKKVFCCARCGAGDDIQTRNIESLPVRFDDVAGFQKHAEQEHGAKPFYTLCQDCGKFVTADPESRGLKEHKCEHKSKFIVCPECGKRFLTGGGLKTHYTQLHSDYDHPCKYCLKVFKTKSAKLEHEQTHPKESQPYRCPEKFSSIHKRNNHVVSHRAPRKCV, encoded by the exons ATGAAAGAAGATGCAGACTCTTGTCGCATGTCTGAGGAGCAGGATGGTCACCCGGCTGTTGTTCTTGGAGAGGAG cgACATGTTACAATCCAAAACGGAGGACCAATTCAGCTGGCAAAatgtgtgcagtgctgcagtaaATACCACTGTCCGTTCTGCAAGCCTGAGGTGTTTAAGCCAACCGTGGAGAGTAAAGTGAGGAAGCACATTAAAGCGCATGAAAAGAGGGCTGTCAAGTTCGAAG GATATGTAATCTTCAAGTGTGGCTTGAACTGCAGGACTGTTTCACATTTTCACTGCCCAAAATGTTGCAAATTATTGGAGAAGAAGAACAGATTTGTGGATCACCTGCACAAATGCGTGGGCACAGTGACAGCTGAGGGTGGAGGACACCACCTACCTGTAAAGCAGGAGGCTGACAGCCACCATGTGCCTGAAGATGAGGAGAATAACCCAGTTCCTACAGCAAAG GACCAAGATTGCCGCTTGGAGGTTGGGCCAAATCCAGCGCTACCATTGCAGTCTGAGGTCGTTTCAGTTCCTCAACCTAATCACAGACTCGCGTCCGCCAATCTACACGCCTCCAGATCACCTTGCACTTTTGTTAATCTGAGAACGAACAGAAAAGGAAGATCTCAAAAG atgtcTTTTGTTGAAGGAAACACACCTACTCCACTGTCAACATGTTCCACGGTGGAAGAGAAGTCATGgcgtgaag CTGTCAAGAGCCTTCAGACTTATCAGGAAACTAGCATTTTTAA GAGTCGTGAGGTGATTGTGAACACACAGTGTCTGCTGGAGCTTTTCCAGTTCTGCTGGCGTTGTCAGAAAGAGTGCTGTATTACCGTTGAGGGCAACGAGAGGCTGTTTTCAGTCACGCAGGACTGTCAGAGTTGTGGACACCACAGAGACTGGAGGAGTCACCCGCCTTCAGCCGAACCTGCACAGACCTTTCATAACGAGAAAGAACATACACTTGAAAATGGGGATGGTGAGGAG GTTGTGGTTCAGATCGTGTCGTCAGATAACGAGTGCAGTGAGCAGGTGTTTATCGAAGAGGACGGGTCATATTTATCTAGTGATGATGAAGAAGCAAGTCTGCAGGAAGAGGAAGTGAAAAAGAAACGAAAGAGGAAGTCTAAAAGTAAAGACAGTTCAGATGAAGAGGCCACAGACTCCGATGTGTCCATGGATGAAGATCTGTTCACAGCTTTAAAGGAGGACGGTCAGGGTAACCTTGTGGTGTGGTGCACACAATGTGGGACCGAGGCCTCGCTCTCCTGTTCTGTCCTTCGACACAAAAAGGTGTTCTGCTGCGCTCGGTGCGGTGCAGGTGACGACATTCAAACACGTAATATTGAATCACTTCCTGTTCGGTTTGATGACGTCGCCGGGTTTCAGAAACATGCTGAACAGGAGCACGGAGCCAAACCTTTCTATacactgtgtcaggactgtggcAAGTTTGTTACAGCAGATCCTGAATCCAGAGGTTTAAAAGAACATAAATGTGAACACAAGTCCAAATTTATCGTCTGTCCGGAGTGCGGGAAAAGGTTCCTCACCGGGGGTGGTCTAAAGACACACTACACTCAGCTCCATTCGGATTACGATCACCCGTGTAAATACTGTCTGAAGGTCTTCAAAACCAAGTCTGCGAAACTGGAACATGAGCAGACTCATCCTAAAGAAAGTCAACCATACCGCTGTCCAGAGAAGTTTAGCAGTATTCACAAACGCAACAACCATGTCGTATCCCACCGAGCTCCAcgtaaatgtgtgtga